A part of Saimiri boliviensis isolate mSaiBol1 chromosome 11, mSaiBol1.pri, whole genome shotgun sequence genomic DNA contains:
- the MMP23B gene encoding matrix metalloproteinase-23 isoform X2 → METPLMEGSGDCWGIRSGKSHQAIQCPAGLGTPTGCPFGSGSSGAALPWLSGALFAPHSQDPAPQPMPRPLPLAMGLRSPCPRLEAAGGWASGRASWFPSGAALPPLPPHLPPPRGCNPSRPAAASPPDPPRRLYGPGSPRGAAPCSPEPHSKSTMGRGGRVPSEATEAGVESRRLGAALAALCLFPALVLLARLGAPAVPAASAAQGDAAALGLSGVPPTRVPGSLPPRRRRYTLTPARLRWDHFNLTYRILSFPRNLLSPRETRRALAAAFRMWSDVSPFSFREVAPEQPSDLRIGFYPINHTDCLVSTLHHCFDGPTGELAHAFFPPHGGIHFDDSEYWVLGPTRYSWKKGVWLTDLVHVAAHEIGHALGLMHSQHGRALMHLNATLRGWKALSQDELWGLHRLYGCLDRLFVCTSWARRGFCDARRRLMKRLCPSSCDFCYEFPFPTVAATPPPPRTKTRLVPEGRNVTFRCGQKILHKKGKVWYKDQEPLEFSYPGYLALGEAHLSIIANAVNEGTYTCVVRRQQRVLSTYSWRVRVRG, encoded by the exons ATGGAGACTCCGCTCATGGAGGGCTCAGGGGATTGTTGGGGAATCCGTTCGGGAAAAAGCCACCAGGCCATTCAGTGCCCAGCCGGCTTGGGGACCCCCACTGGCTGCCCTTTCGGAAGCGGGAGCTCTGGCGCTGCCCTTCCCTGGCTGTCTGGGGCCCTCTTCGCCCCCCACTCCCAGGACCCCGCCCCGCAGCCCATGCCCAGGCCTCTGCCCCTGGCCATGGGACTCAGGTCCCCATGCCCCCGGCTAGAGGCAGCGGGCGGCTGGGCCAGCGGACGGGCCAGCTGGTTCCCTTCAGGGGCAGCCTTACCCCCTCTCCCGCCCCATCTCCCCCCCCCACGGGGCTGTAACCCGAGCCGCCCAGCCGCCGCTTCCCCTCCGGATCCTCCCCGGCGGCTCTACGGCCCCGGGTCCCCGCGCGGTGCTGCCCCATGCAGCCCTGAGCCCCACAGCAAGTCCACCATGGGCCGCGGGGGCCGTGTCCCCTCGGAGGCCACGGAGGCGGGCGTCGAGAGCCGCCGGCTCGGAGCCGCGCTGGCCGCGCTGTGCCTCTTCCCCGCGCTGGTGCTGCTGGCCCGGCTGGGGGCCCCGGCGGTGCCGGCCGCGAGCGCAGCGCAG GGAGACGCCGCTGCGCTGGGCCTCTCGGGGGTCCCCCCCACCCGCGTCCCGGGCTCACTGCCCCCCCGCAGACGCCGCTACACGCTGACCCCAGCCAGGCTGCGCTGGGACCACTTTAATCTCACGTACAG GATCCTCTCCTTCCCGCGGAACCTGCTGAGCCCGCGGGAGACCCGGCGGGCCCTGGCTGCCGCCTTCCGCATGTGGAGCGACGTGTCCCCCTTCAGCTTTCGCGAGGTGGCCCCCGAGCAGCCCAGCGACCTCCGGATAG GTTTCTACCCGATCAACCACACGGACTGCCTGGTCTCCACGCTGCACCACTGCTTCGACGGCCCCACCGGGGAGCTGGCCCACGCCTTCTTCCCCCCGCACGGCGGCATCCACTTCGACGACAGCGAGTACTGGGTCCTGGGCCCCACGCGCTACAGCTGGAAGAAAG GCGTGTGGCTCACTGACCTGGTGCACGTGGCGGCCCACGAGATCGGCCACGCGCTGGGCCTGATGCACTCACAGCACGGCCGGGCGCTCATGCACCTGAACGCCACGCTGCGCGGCTGGAAGGCGCTGTCGCAGGACGAGCTGTGGGGGCTGCACCGGCTCTATG GATGCCTGGACCGGCTGTTCGTGTGCACGTCCTGGGCGCGGAGGGGCTTCTGCGACGCTCGCCGGCGGCTCATGAAGAGGCTCTGCCCCAGCAGCTGCGACTTCTGCTACG AATTCCCCTTCCCCACGGTGGCCGCCACCCCACCGCCCCCCAGGACCAAAACCAGGTTGGTGCCTGAGGGCAGGAACGTGACCTTCCGCTGTGGCCAGAAGATTCTCCACAAGAAGGGGAAAGT CTGGTACAAGGACCAGGAGCCACTGGAGTTCTCCTACCCCGGCTACCTGGCCCTGGGCGAGGCGCACCTGAGCATCATTGCCAACGCCGTCAACGAGGGCACCTACACCTGTGTGGTCCGCAGGCAGCAGCGCGTGCTGAGCACCTACTCCTGGCGAGTCCGAGTGCGGGGCTGA
- the MMP23B gene encoding matrix metalloproteinase-23 isoform X1, producing the protein METPLMEGSGDCWGIRSGKSHQAIQCPAGLGTPTGCPFGSGSSGAALPWLSGALFAPHSQDPAPQPMPRPLPLAMGLRSPCPRLEAAGGWASGRASWFPSGAALPPLPPHLPPPRGCNPSRPAAASPPDPPRRLYGPGSPRGAAPCSPEPHSKSTMGRGGRVPSEATEAGVESRRLGAALAALCLFPALVLLARLGAPAVPAASAAQGDAAALGLSGVPPTRVPGSLPPRRRRYTLTPARLRWDHFNLTYRILSFPRNLLSPRETRRALAAAFRMWSDVSPFSFREVAPEQPSDLRIGFYPINHTDCLVSTLHHCFDGPTGELAHAFFPPHGGIHFDDSEYWVLGPTRYSWKKGVWLTDLVHVAAHEIGHALGLMHSQHGRALMHLNATLRGWKALSQDELWGLHRLYGCLDRLFVCTSWARRGFCDARRRLMKRLCPSSCDFCYEFPFPTVAATPPPPRTKTRLVPEGRNVTFRCGQKILHKKGKVYWYKDQEPLEFSYPGYLALGEAHLSIIANAVNEGTYTCVVRRQQRVLSTYSWRVRVRG; encoded by the exons ATGGAGACTCCGCTCATGGAGGGCTCAGGGGATTGTTGGGGAATCCGTTCGGGAAAAAGCCACCAGGCCATTCAGTGCCCAGCCGGCTTGGGGACCCCCACTGGCTGCCCTTTCGGAAGCGGGAGCTCTGGCGCTGCCCTTCCCTGGCTGTCTGGGGCCCTCTTCGCCCCCCACTCCCAGGACCCCGCCCCGCAGCCCATGCCCAGGCCTCTGCCCCTGGCCATGGGACTCAGGTCCCCATGCCCCCGGCTAGAGGCAGCGGGCGGCTGGGCCAGCGGACGGGCCAGCTGGTTCCCTTCAGGGGCAGCCTTACCCCCTCTCCCGCCCCATCTCCCCCCCCCACGGGGCTGTAACCCGAGCCGCCCAGCCGCCGCTTCCCCTCCGGATCCTCCCCGGCGGCTCTACGGCCCCGGGTCCCCGCGCGGTGCTGCCCCATGCAGCCCTGAGCCCCACAGCAAGTCCACCATGGGCCGCGGGGGCCGTGTCCCCTCGGAGGCCACGGAGGCGGGCGTCGAGAGCCGCCGGCTCGGAGCCGCGCTGGCCGCGCTGTGCCTCTTCCCCGCGCTGGTGCTGCTGGCCCGGCTGGGGGCCCCGGCGGTGCCGGCCGCGAGCGCAGCGCAG GGAGACGCCGCTGCGCTGGGCCTCTCGGGGGTCCCCCCCACCCGCGTCCCGGGCTCACTGCCCCCCCGCAGACGCCGCTACACGCTGACCCCAGCCAGGCTGCGCTGGGACCACTTTAATCTCACGTACAG GATCCTCTCCTTCCCGCGGAACCTGCTGAGCCCGCGGGAGACCCGGCGGGCCCTGGCTGCCGCCTTCCGCATGTGGAGCGACGTGTCCCCCTTCAGCTTTCGCGAGGTGGCCCCCGAGCAGCCCAGCGACCTCCGGATAG GTTTCTACCCGATCAACCACACGGACTGCCTGGTCTCCACGCTGCACCACTGCTTCGACGGCCCCACCGGGGAGCTGGCCCACGCCTTCTTCCCCCCGCACGGCGGCATCCACTTCGACGACAGCGAGTACTGGGTCCTGGGCCCCACGCGCTACAGCTGGAAGAAAG GCGTGTGGCTCACTGACCTGGTGCACGTGGCGGCCCACGAGATCGGCCACGCGCTGGGCCTGATGCACTCACAGCACGGCCGGGCGCTCATGCACCTGAACGCCACGCTGCGCGGCTGGAAGGCGCTGTCGCAGGACGAGCTGTGGGGGCTGCACCGGCTCTATG GATGCCTGGACCGGCTGTTCGTGTGCACGTCCTGGGCGCGGAGGGGCTTCTGCGACGCTCGCCGGCGGCTCATGAAGAGGCTCTGCCCCAGCAGCTGCGACTTCTGCTACG AATTCCCCTTCCCCACGGTGGCCGCCACCCCACCGCCCCCCAGGACCAAAACCAGGTTGGTGCCTGAGGGCAGGAACGTGACCTTCCGCTGTGGCCAGAAGATTCTCCACAAGAAGGGGAAAGTGTA CTGGTACAAGGACCAGGAGCCACTGGAGTTCTCCTACCCCGGCTACCTGGCCCTGGGCGAGGCGCACCTGAGCATCATTGCCAACGCCGTCAACGAGGGCACCTACACCTGTGTGGTCCGCAGGCAGCAGCGCGTGCTGAGCACCTACTCCTGGCGAGTCCGAGTGCGGGGCTGA